GCCGCCAGCCCGGCGCGGCAGGTGAGCTCGCCCGTATCGAACGGCGTGTGGACGCGGGCGTAGGCGTCGGCCCACTCCACCGGGATCAGGCCGTAGCCGAGGCGCATCCCTGCCAGCCCGTAGGCCTTCGAGAACGTCCGGAGGACGGCCACGTCGTCGCGCTCGCGGACGAGCGACACCGCCGACGGGATCTTCGAGAACTCGGCGTAGGCCTCGTCGACGAGCACGAGGGTCTCCTCGTCGGTCCCCTCGGCGAGGGCTTCGACCTCGTCGATCGGCATCACCGACCCCGACGGGTTGTGGGGGCTGGTGACGTAGACGATCCGTTCGCCGTCGTAGTCGGAAAGCACCACGTCGGCGGTCTGGGCGAAGTCGTCGGCCTTCGAGAGCGCGTAGGTCCCGACCTCGCCGTGGTGGTTCCGGGCGCTCATGCCGTAGTAGGCGAAGCCGGGTTCGGGGACGAGCACGCGCTCGCCGGGGTGGAGGAGCGCGCGCGAGAGGCAGTCCAGCACGCCGTCGCCGCCGTTGGCGAGCCAGACCTGCTCGGCCGAGAGGTCCCAGTCGTCGGCCAGCCGCGCGGTCAGGTCCGTGTGGGAGGCCTTCGGGTACTGGTGGGCCCGGTCGGCGTACTCGCGGAGGGCGGCTGCGGCCTTCGGACTGGGACCCAGTACGTTCTCGTTCGAGGAGAGTTTCACCAGGTCGTCGGGATCCAGCCCCAGTTCCCGGGCGACTTCTTCGATCCCCCGGCCGGCCCGGTAGACGGCGTGGTCCGACAGGTCCCGTGGTTGCATACGCGAGGAAAGCGGACCGCGATTCTTAAGCCTGCTTGAATGACGCGAGCCTGCGCCGGAACTCACCAGTTTCAAGAGCCGTTGCCACCACCCCACACCTATGGCGTCTATCGACCTGACCATCGGGTACGTACTCCACATGCTGTTCGCCGGCCTGTGGACCGGCAGCGTCCTGTTCATGACCTACGGGGTCCTCCCGGTCGCCCGGGAGGGGAGCATCGACACCGACCCCTTCGCCGACATCACGAGTCGCCTGCTGACGCTCTCGCGGGCCT
Above is a genomic segment from Halorientalis sp. LT38 containing:
- the hisC gene encoding histidinol-phosphate transaminase — its product is MQPRDLSDHAVYRAGRGIEEVARELGLDPDDLVKLSSNENVLGPSPKAAAALREYADRAHQYPKASHTDLTARLADDWDLSAEQVWLANGGDGVLDCLSRALLHPGERVLVPEPGFAYYGMSARNHHGEVGTYALSKADDFAQTADVVLSDYDGERIVYVTSPHNPSGSVMPIDEVEALAEGTDEETLVLVDEAYAEFSKIPSAVSLVRERDDVAVLRTFSKAYGLAGMRLGYGLIPVEWADAYARVHTPFDTGELTCRAGLAALDDDEHLERTVKMVEDARAYLADELDAPTWESHGNFVLAEVGDGTAVSEAAQREGVIVRDCSSFGLPECVRITCGTAEQMERAAAVLNEVSAA